The Candidatus Rubidus massiliensis DNA segment CAATAACGAATAGATAAATCCTTTAAATTATTTAAATTTAAGATACATTCGAAAATATCATCACTAACGTTATTACAGCTTTTTAAATGTAAAGTTTCTAAAAATTTAAATTTACAAATTGTTTGAAAGCCATTTTGGGTAAAATCGTTTCTTGGACTATCAAGAACCAATTTAATTAATTTATTTTTTAAAGGTAATAAACTAGCTAAAGCTAGATCATCTAGCTGATCAGATAAAAATTCTAAATTTCTCAAGTTTTTGCATTTGGCGATATTTTCAAAAATTTTTAGAGAAAAAGTATTCCAAGTAATATTATTTAAAATTAAGGACTGTAAATTGAATATTTTAAATAAATACTCTAAATCATAATGATCTATACTTTCACAATTTTCTATAAAAAGTGTATGCAGGTTTGCTAATTTAGTTAATTGTAAAAAGAAAAATTCAGCGATATATTCGATTCTAAAAATATGTAAAGATTGCAAATTTGTAAGATAAACGATTTCTTGCCAATCCTCTTGAATGACAACACATTCTTCTAAGTATAATTCTTTAAGATTAGGTAAATATTGTAAATTGCGTAGCGTTTCAGGATAGATATAGGCGATACTTATTTTTTCTATGTCAGGTCTTAGCTTTGCGATTAAATGGATTGTATCAAGGTTAAACAACTCATTGAAATTATTCCTATAAGACCAATCTAATAAATCTAACCTGCTTGATTTGCTTTCCAGAATATATTCTATAAGTTCGTTCATAGGATTAAAATTTTTGATAGGTCTTAAGATTATTGAATAATAACTAGCATGCAACAAAAAAACTTAAAGTAATTATTAATACCGTTTAATTTTTCATAATTTTAAAAAATAAGATAAGTAAAAGTTAATTTTATAAATCGTAAAACTATTTTTTTAAAAAATGTTTATAAGAATATTTATGCCATTCAACTAAATTAATATTTTTGATTAGGAAATTATCGCTTATTTTATCGCATCCACGTAAATTAATTTCTTTTAAATTTGGTAATAATAATAATTGTTTTAAATATTCTTCCGATAAATTATTACAATTTTCTAGATCAATTGTTCTAAGAGATGGTATAAGAGTTAAAAATTTTATTGTATTGTAAGTCAAATAAATGCAATTTTTTAATGATAAATGAGTTAAGTTTTTTAATTTAGTTAAATTTTGAATCCCTTCATCAGTAATTTTTACGCATCCACTCAAATTTAGCTTTTCTAAAGACAATATGTGTGAGAGAGATTCTAAGAATTTGTCATTCATATTTATGCATGATTTAAAGCTAATATTTTTGAAATTAGATTGAATGATTAAAGATGAATGAATTTCGCCAGTAATATTATTGCAGTTTTCTAAAAATAAAGTTTCCAAGTTAGGCAAATTTAGTAAGAATGATAGAGCGTTGCTATCTACTAATGAATAACTAAAATCTACATACTTTAAATGTTTTAAACTTAACAATTCATTAAAATTTAATATATTTGATTCTTTGCAGCCATTTAATTCTAAAGCCTGTAATTTTGATAGTACTCCAATTCCTTGCAATGAGCTAATTGAAAAATTAAAAGCTAATGTTTGTAGATTAGTTAATTTACTTATAAATGAAAATGGCTTTGTTGTAGCATGTAAACCAGTTATCTTTAATTCAACTAAATTTTCTAATTTATTCAAAAGATTTAAAATCTCGTCATTAACTTGACAATTTTTAATTTTTAATGTTTTCAAATAGGGTAAATTTATTAAGAAACTATATCCACTTTTGGTAATTTTTTGACAATTGTTAATCTGTAAAAAACATAACAGCTTGAACTCACTTATAGTCTTTATACCTTGATCAGAAATGCAAATATCTGAATCATATTCATCAAATAAAATAGAAAGTTTTTTTAAATTTTTCTTTAAGGGTAATAATGCTACTAAAAACTCATCTGTAATGCTCATTTTTTTAAGAAAAATTAATTCATTTAAATTTTTAATTTTAGCGATGTTTTCAAAAATTTCGAATGAATATTCAGACCATCTTATGTTGTTTAATTTCAGTAGATTCAGGTCTTCAATTAAATAGATATTTTGCAAATCTTTTGGAGATAAATAATCACATTCATCAATAGATAAAGAGAGAAAGTTAGGAAGTGTCGATAAATAAAAAAAGAGTTCTTTGTCGATATATTCTATTCTACAAATAGATAAGGACTCTAATTTTTTTAGATAAACAATTTCCTGCCAATCCTCTTGAATGACAACACATTCTTCTAAGTGTAGTTCTTTAAGATTTGGTAGGTGTTGTAAGTTGCGTAGCATTTCAGGATAGATGTAAGCGATACTTATTTTTTCTATATCAGGTCTTAGTTTTGCCATTAAAAGGATTGTATCAAGGTTAAACATCTCAATAAAATTATTCCTAAAAGACCAATCTAATAAATCTAATGTTTTTGATTTATTTTCGAGAATATATTCTACTAGTTCGTTCATAGGATTAATTGTTTTGATAAATTTAAGATTAATGAATAATAACTAAATTTTGCCTTTATTTCTTGTTTTGTTTTCGTAAAATCTTTAATAGCGTTTGTGATTATTAACTTTATTCACTAATTTGACATAACTCATAAAGGTTATTCCGTATCAATATGCTTTTAATGGAGTGCTCGAAAATGACTCTAAAAAATTTGAAAAAGAGAATTATTTCCTTTTAGCTAACGCACATGTGTTACACTTGAAAAGTGATATTGAAATTGAAAAAAAAGAATTCGGTGGAACCGAAATAACCCCTGATACCATTTGTCAATATTTTGGCAGTATTTCTAATAAAGATATAACAGGAAA contains these protein-coding regions:
- a CDS encoding Leucine Rich repeats (2 copies) — protein: MNELVEYILENKSKTLDLLDWSFRNNFIEMFNLDTILLMAKLRPDIEKISIAYIYPEMLRNLQHLPNLKELHLEECVVIQEDWQEIVYLKKLESLSICRIEYIDKELFFYLSTLPNFLSLSIDECDYLSPKDLQNIYLIEDLNLLKLNNIRWSEYSFEIFENIAKIKNLNELIFLKKMSITDEFLVALLPLKKNLKKLSILFDEYDSDICISDQGIKTISEFKLLCFLQINNCQKITKSGYSFLINLPYLKTLKIKNCQVNDEILNLLNKLENLVELKITGLHATTKPFSFISKLTNLQTLAFNFSISSLQGIGVLSKLQALELNGCKESNILNFNELLSLKHLKYVDFSYSLVDSNALSFLLNLPNLETLFLENCNNITGEIHSSLIIQSNFKNISFKSCINMNDKFLESLSHILSLEKLNLSGCVKITDEGIQNLTKLKNLTHLSLKNCIYLTYNTIKFLTLIPSLRTIDLENCNNLSEEYLKQLLLLPNLKEINLRGCDKISDNFLIKNINLVEWHKYSYKHFLKK